The Deltaproteobacteria bacterium genome window below encodes:
- a CDS encoding MBL fold metallo-hydrolase: protein MASGGPMRWSYCGHAMWLVEADGLRFVCDPLLGATHHAGVFEVVPRRTIDAGALRPDVLLVSHRHGDHFDVPSLHRLAQLDPDTVVLTPDALVAWAARALGFHDVRETPAGTLLAFEGVSLVTTPSRAPDEWGVMFGVGGVAAWNQVDSVFTGPDDIREVTQIATRALGARRLTMAAVRWQPMLEIAAQLGESLAFPYAAYDRLLHEIAAIDAAWVVPAAAGGSHVGAWAWLDRVVFPLGEARFLADLARRVPSSHGLHVRAGDRLRVDGEGVTLTPDAAAEVQQRESDDPRGFAPLSIPALVDANPGGHDVAAMQPRVEQWLHTELAPALAAAWPRLHAGAPLRLAVEVVWPHGRTERTIVVADHGARVQPGLDPDWDALDQVAGSLLWEVIEGRRGWGDVLLAGALRARSRAYRIETAGLRRLPLGETFLYYALPYDRSHERATRHEVEQVLAAAANRP from the coding sequence ATGGCGAGCGGCGGGCCGATGCGCTGGAGCTACTGCGGCCACGCGATGTGGCTGGTCGAGGCCGATGGCCTGCGGTTCGTGTGCGACCCGCTGCTGGGCGCGACCCACCACGCGGGCGTGTTCGAGGTGGTGCCGCGGCGGACGATCGACGCCGGCGCGCTGCGCCCCGACGTGCTGCTGGTGTCGCACCGACACGGCGACCACTTCGACGTGCCGAGCCTGCACCGGCTCGCCCAGCTCGATCCCGACACCGTGGTGCTGACGCCCGACGCGCTGGTGGCCTGGGCCGCGCGCGCGCTCGGCTTCCACGACGTGCGCGAGACCCCGGCCGGCACCCTGCTCGCCTTCGAGGGCGTGTCGCTGGTGACCACGCCCTCGCGTGCGCCCGACGAGTGGGGCGTGATGTTCGGCGTGGGCGGCGTGGCGGCGTGGAACCAAGTCGACAGCGTGTTCACGGGGCCCGACGACATCCGCGAGGTCACCCAGATCGCGACCCGGGCGCTCGGGGCCCGGCGCCTGACGATGGCGGCCGTGCGCTGGCAACCCATGCTCGAGATCGCCGCGCAGCTCGGCGAGTCGTTGGCGTTCCCCTACGCCGCCTACGATCGACTGCTGCACGAAATCGCGGCGATCGACGCCGCATGGGTGGTGCCGGCCGCGGCCGGTGGCTCCCACGTCGGCGCGTGGGCGTGGCTCGATCGCGTGGTGTTCCCGCTGGGAGAGGCGCGCTTTCTCGCCGACCTCGCGCGGCGCGTGCCGAGCTCCCACGGGCTGCATGTGCGCGCCGGTGATCGCCTGCGCGTCGACGGCGAGGGCGTCACGCTCACGCCCGACGCCGCAGCGGAGGTGCAGCAGCGCGAGAGCGACGACCCCCGCGGCTTCGCACCGCTGTCGATCCCTGCGCTGGTCGACGCGAACCCCGGGGGCCACGATGTCGCCGCGATGCAGCCGCGGGTCGAGCAGTGGTTGCACACCGAGCTGGCACCCGCGTTGGCGGCTGCATGGCCGCGCCTGCACGCCGGCGCACCGCTGCGCCTGGCGGTCGAGGTCGTGTGGCCGCACGGCCGCACCGAGCGAACCATCGTGGTCGCCGATCACGGCGCTCGCGTGCAGCCCGGCCTCGACCCCGACTGGGACGCGCTCGATCAGGTCGCGGGCTCGCTGCTGTGGGAAGTGATCGAAGGCCGCCGCGGCTGGGGCGACGTGCTGTTGGCCGGCGCGCTGCGGGCCCGCAGCCGCGCCTATCGCATCGAGACCGCGGGCCTGCGTCGGCTGCCGCTGGGCGAGACGTTCCTCTACTACGCCCTGCCCTACGATCGCTCGCACGAGCGGGCGACCCGCCACGAGGTCGAGCAGGTGCTCGCCGCCGCCGCGAATCGCCCGTGA
- a CDS encoding radical SAM protein, translating into MTKAVRVLLLWPGSEGAAAGNFGVPQLVLLGTWLRAQTGAHVEIRDLAVERAFGPIDFEAMLRGDGAGYDIIAFSIYSSFDWLKCVALAELARAQWPDAVLVAGGYHASARPLEVVAEDAPFDVVVVGEGERPLVTVVESVRGGEPLRKVVLGPEPIDHIDELPPSDWSLLSRYRGVARRVASQAQVYLSRGCPFDCAFCMERAKRETSWRPLSVERAIEEIESLHRFLDLRTWTVYFGDALFGMRRAWRREFLEALARRGVPVEKFWLLIRVDLVDDEDLRLFGAANCGLGFGLESGDPGQLAIIRKSGRLDDYLERMEHIAARAREHDVPWGANVICGHPGETPASMHRSAAWLSKLFLQPRGTTGFLSVDPFRLYPGSPIDAERHEYERRYGTRFHAPDWWHSGDPEFLSEWVDPSAELDWRTREHLQHELLMPVLTQIEQHFVYRGGARNYFLRAVREQVEFGAARRRMHDFGRYYAWLRYSGRGAQALAQRRSHPALAACAAQVRGEAVARMAAQLELHGDAPVVQACREVPREQFVAIDQVCESTQDVALALEPTGAATISAMHAYARAFTLLAVGPGDAVLDLGAGSGYGAAILARLVGTDGRVVAIEIDDALVADAAVALADQPQVSLHAGDALAAQEWPETARACTKVTVGFHLEALPRAWWEAFAPGTVVVAPLVIDGQQRLCRARRGRDDFEIEAFDAVRFVPARTRPTAAPASKTPAPRERTAHLPVVD; encoded by the coding sequence ATGACGAAGGCCGTGCGCGTGCTGCTGCTGTGGCCCGGCAGCGAGGGCGCGGCCGCGGGCAACTTCGGGGTCCCTCAGCTGGTGCTGCTCGGCACCTGGCTGCGCGCGCAGACCGGCGCCCACGTCGAGATCCGCGATCTCGCGGTCGAGCGCGCGTTCGGACCCATCGACTTCGAGGCGATGTTGCGGGGCGACGGCGCCGGCTACGACATCATCGCGTTCTCGATCTACTCGTCGTTCGACTGGCTCAAGTGCGTCGCGCTGGCCGAGCTGGCCCGCGCGCAGTGGCCCGATGCGGTGCTCGTCGCCGGGGGCTACCACGCCAGCGCGCGGCCGCTCGAGGTCGTGGCCGAGGACGCGCCCTTCGACGTGGTCGTGGTCGGCGAGGGTGAGCGCCCGTTGGTCACGGTGGTCGAGTCGGTCCGCGGCGGCGAGCCGCTGCGCAAGGTGGTGCTGGGGCCCGAGCCCATCGACCACATCGACGAGCTGCCGCCATCGGACTGGTCGCTGCTGTCGCGCTACCGCGGCGTCGCACGGCGCGTGGCCTCGCAGGCGCAGGTCTACCTCTCGCGCGGCTGTCCGTTCGACTGCGCCTTCTGCATGGAGCGGGCGAAGCGGGAGACCTCGTGGCGTCCGCTGTCGGTCGAGCGCGCGATCGAAGAGATCGAGTCGTTGCACCGTTTCCTCGATCTGCGCACATGGACGGTGTACTTCGGCGACGCGCTGTTCGGCATGCGCCGCGCGTGGCGGCGCGAGTTCCTCGAGGCGCTGGCGCGACGGGGCGTGCCGGTGGAGAAGTTCTGGCTGCTCATCCGCGTGGACCTCGTCGACGACGAGGACCTGCGGCTGTTCGGCGCCGCCAACTGTGGGCTCGGCTTCGGGCTCGAGTCGGGCGACCCGGGGCAGCTGGCGATCATCCGCAAGAGCGGTCGGCTCGACGACTACCTCGAGCGCATGGAACACATCGCCGCCCGTGCCCGCGAGCACGACGTGCCGTGGGGCGCCAACGTCATCTGCGGCCACCCCGGCGAGACCCCCGCGAGCATGCACCGCAGCGCGGCATGGTTGTCGAAGCTCTTCTTGCAGCCCCGTGGCACCACCGGGTTCCTCTCGGTCGACCCGTTCCGGCTCTACCCCGGCTCGCCGATCGATGCCGAGCGCCACGAGTACGAGCGCCGCTATGGCACGCGCTTCCACGCGCCCGACTGGTGGCACTCGGGCGACCCCGAGTTCCTCTCGGAGTGGGTCGACCCCTCGGCCGAGCTCGACTGGCGCACGCGCGAGCATCTGCAGCACGAGCTGCTGATGCCGGTGCTGACGCAGATCGAGCAGCACTTCGTGTACCGCGGCGGCGCGCGCAACTACTTCCTGCGGGCGGTTCGCGAGCAGGTCGAGTTCGGCGCCGCACGCCGGCGCATGCACGACTTCGGACGCTACTACGCGTGGCTGCGCTACAGCGGTCGCGGTGCGCAGGCGCTGGCGCAGCGTCGCTCGCACCCGGCGCTGGCCGCCTGCGCGGCGCAGGTGCGTGGCGAGGCGGTGGCACGGATGGCCGCGCAGCTCGAGCTGCACGGCGACGCGCCGGTGGTGCAGGCCTGCCGCGAGGTGCCGCGGGAGCAGTTCGTGGCGATCGATCAGGTCTGCGAGAGCACGCAGGACGTTGCGCTCGCGCTCGAGCCCACCGGCGCCGCGACCATCTCGGCGATGCACGCCTACGCCCGCGCGTTCACGCTGCTGGCGGTCGGGCCGGGGGACGCGGTGCTCGACCTCGGGGCCGGATCTGGCTACGGCGCAGCCATCCTGGCGCGGCTGGTCGGGACCGACGGGCGCGTGGTCGCGATCGAGATCGACGACGCGTTGGTGGCCGACGCCGCGGTCGCGCTGGCCGACCAGCCGCAGGTCAGCCTCCACGCCGGCGATGCCTTGGCCGCGCAGGAGTGGCCGGAGACCGCACGCGCGTGCACCAAGGTGACGGTGGGTTTCCATCTCGAGGCGCTGCCGCGTGCGTGGTGGGAGGCGTTCGCGCCGGGCACGGTGGTGGTCGCCCCGCTGGTCATCGACGGCCAGCAGCGGCTGTGCCGAGCGCGACGAGGGCGCGATGACTTCGAGATCGAGGCGTTCGACGCGGTGCGCTTCGTGCCGGCGCGCACGCGGCCGACGGCGGCGCCGGCTTCGAAGACGCCAGCACCGCGCGAGCGCACGGCCCATCTACCCGTCGTGGACTGA
- a CDS encoding carboxypeptidase regulatory-like domain-containing protein: MGEAGQSGGHDPPQRPAPPGRWIALAILLCVLASPLLWLWRGAASEDVDDAGRAALDVDGGVTSGSASPDQAVARVRGVVRLEQRSQAEPLAGLPTVATDGALDTDGSVTTAADADDADARDTDARDTDARDTDARDTDARDSDARDTDARDTDGVDTTDGDPGPPREPVVTVPATAGSCRIAAWRDGEPVATPVTCDAGGAFELVLAPGVYGRIAVEIEVPDRLRAVVEVELPAGAIGRLPTVALGFGERLGGTVVDTRGAPLPGVEITARPSPDLDEPEPWRARSDAVGRFDFDTLPPGPVVLRCEAPGYAPTVLEAIAPESDVQLVLDALYDLRGTVIGPADALARVRVRIEGSGVWPVREVAAAPDGSFVLPQIPDGVYALAAIAPAATPGEPEYASIMLESVDPGAALTLALATAWRVPVRVLDERGEPVPGARVTLGSAHLGLLQLHERTAEDGRVAMGPVPSGQWVVRADADGMLPSEPVAVAIDEGHAEEIVLRVARPGVIAGVVVDEDDRVVADAFVEVESDAPFSFGEDDTRREVFERQRQSGGSLGVTTGAVPEIPTDAWGADVGAGELGARSDDTGRFRLESLAPGSYTLQAHHGRFAASDRVTVELGKGGVHEGVRLRLRSGHRLTGRVTDGNHRALAGATIELDDGSTYSSDWRGEFDAGLRRGSVTLVVRAPGLIAVSRTLEVRADVDLEIALEPAQARVRGHVVDDNHRPLAHVQVTLRSSSALAATQLAWSDERGQFGFDDLAPGEVELELEHPAHASVTAAATAREPGADRELEFVMTPGYTLVVDVRDAETGFAIVDAEVVAGDRRGRTDRRGVVRFDALADERLALVVRADAYGSDTQSIDRDGRDRVDVQVELREGGSVSGVVTDWAGEPVGGAKVVVVADGVEVAELRSDGRGRFRADGIPTGAIVLSAWPPVDREDDLAAVSQTSDVLRGRTTAGLDLRFERR, translated from the coding sequence ATGGGCGAGGCGGGACAGTCGGGCGGCCACGACCCGCCGCAACGACCGGCGCCGCCGGGGCGGTGGATCGCGCTGGCGATCCTGCTCTGCGTGCTGGCCTCGCCGCTGCTGTGGCTGTGGCGCGGCGCCGCGTCCGAGGACGTCGACGATGCCGGGCGCGCGGCGTTGGACGTCGACGGTGGCGTGACGTCCGGTTCCGCGTCGCCCGACCAGGCGGTCGCGCGCGTGCGTGGTGTCGTGCGACTCGAGCAGCGCTCGCAGGCCGAGCCGCTCGCGGGGCTGCCGACGGTGGCGACCGATGGGGCGCTCGACACCGACGGGTCCGTCACGACCGCGGCCGATGCCGACGACGCCGACGCGCGTGACACCGACGCGCGTGACACCGACGCGCGTGACACCGACGCGCGCGACACCGATGCGCGTGACAGCGATGCGCGTGACACCGATGCGCGTGACACCGACGGCGTCGACACCACCGACGGCGATCCCGGTCCGCCGCGCGAGCCGGTGGTGACCGTGCCGGCGACCGCGGGCAGCTGCCGCATCGCCGCGTGGCGCGACGGCGAGCCGGTCGCGACGCCGGTGACCTGCGACGCCGGCGGTGCCTTCGAGCTGGTGCTCGCACCCGGGGTGTACGGCCGCATCGCCGTCGAGATCGAGGTGCCCGATCGGCTGCGCGCGGTGGTCGAGGTCGAGCTCCCGGCCGGCGCGATCGGGCGGCTGCCGACGGTCGCGCTCGGCTTCGGCGAGCGGCTCGGCGGCACCGTGGTCGACACCCGCGGCGCGCCGCTGCCCGGCGTCGAGATCACGGCGCGGCCGAGCCCCGACCTCGACGAGCCCGAGCCGTGGCGGGCGCGCAGCGACGCCGTGGGTCGCTTCGACTTCGACACGCTGCCGCCGGGTCCGGTCGTGCTGCGCTGCGAGGCCCCCGGCTATGCGCCCACGGTGCTCGAGGCCATCGCGCCCGAGTCCGACGTGCAGCTCGTGCTCGACGCGCTCTACGATCTGCGCGGTACCGTCATCGGTCCCGCCGACGCGCTCGCACGCGTGCGCGTGCGCATCGAGGGCTCGGGCGTGTGGCCGGTGCGCGAGGTCGCGGCCGCGCCCGACGGCAGCTTCGTGCTGCCGCAGATCCCCGACGGCGTGTATGCGCTCGCCGCGATCGCGCCGGCCGCCACGCCCGGCGAGCCCGAGTACGCGTCGATCATGTTGGAGAGCGTCGACCCCGGTGCTGCACTCACGCTCGCGCTCGCGACCGCGTGGCGCGTGCCCGTGCGCGTGCTCGATGAGCGCGGCGAGCCGGTGCCCGGCGCCCGCGTCACGCTGGGCAGCGCCCACCTGGGGCTGCTGCAGCTGCACGAGCGCACCGCCGAGGACGGCCGCGTCGCGATGGGTCCGGTGCCGAGCGGCCAGTGGGTCGTGCGCGCCGACGCCGACGGCATGCTGCCGTCGGAGCCGGTCGCGGTCGCGATCGACGAGGGCCACGCCGAGGAGATCGTGCTGCGGGTCGCGCGGCCGGGCGTGATCGCGGGCGTGGTCGTCGACGAAGACGATCGCGTGGTCGCCGATGCGTTCGTCGAGGTCGAGAGCGACGCCCCGTTCTCGTTCGGCGAGGACGACACCCGCCGCGAGGTGTTCGAGCGCCAGCGGCAGTCCGGCGGATCGCTCGGCGTCACGACCGGCGCGGTGCCCGAGATTCCCACCGACGCGTGGGGCGCCGACGTCGGTGCTGGCGAGCTCGGGGCCCGCAGCGACGACACCGGGCGCTTCCGGCTCGAGTCGCTCGCGCCCGGCAGCTACACCCTGCAGGCCCACCACGGCCGCTTCGCCGCCAGCGATCGCGTGACGGTCGAGCTCGGCAAGGGCGGCGTGCACGAGGGCGTGCGCCTGCGGCTGCGCAGCGGCCATCGCCTCACGGGTCGCGTGACCGACGGCAACCACCGCGCGCTCGCGGGGGCGACCATCGAGCTCGACGACGGCAGCACCTACAGCAGTGACTGGCGCGGGGAGTTCGACGCCGGGCTGCGCCGCGGCAGCGTGACCTTGGTCGTACGCGCGCCGGGCTTGATCGCGGTCTCTCGCACGCTCGAGGTGCGCGCCGACGTCGACCTCGAGATTGCGCTCGAGCCGGCGCAGGCGCGCGTGCGCGGTCACGTCGTCGACGACAACCATCGCCCGCTCGCGCACGTGCAGGTCACGCTGCGCTCGAGCTCCGCGCTGGCGGCCACGCAGCTGGCGTGGAGCGACGAGCGGGGGCAGTTCGGCTTCGACGACCTCGCGCCCGGTGAGGTCGAGCTCGAGCTGGAACACCCCGCGCACGCGTCCGTGACCGCCGCGGCGACCGCCCGGGAGCCCGGGGCCGATCGCGAGCTCGAGTTCGTGATGACCCCTGGCTACACCCTGGTGGTCGACGTGCGCGACGCCGAGACCGGCTTTGCGATCGTCGACGCCGAGGTCGTCGCGGGCGATCGTCGCGGTCGCACCGATCGCCGCGGTGTCGTGCGCTTCGACGCGCTCGCCGACGAACGACTCGCGCTGGTCGTGCGCGCCGACGCCTACGGCAGCGACACCCAGAGCATCGATCGCGACGGCCGCGATCGCGTCGACGTGCAGGTCGAGCTGCGCGAGGGCGGCTCGGTCAGCGGGGTCGTGACCGACTGGGCTGGCGAGCCGGTCGGCGGCGCGAAGGTGGTGGTGGTCGCCGACGGGGTCGAGGTCGCCGAGCTGCGCAGCGACGGTCGCGGCCGCTTTCGGGCCGACGGCATACCGACGGGTGCGATCGTCCTCTCGGCGTGGCCGCCGGTCGATCGCGAGGACGACTTGGCGGCGGTCTCGCAGACCAGCGACGTCCTGCGCGGACGCACGACGGCGGGCCTCGACCTGCGGTTCGAGCGACGGTGA
- a CDS encoding radical SAM protein codes for MERPRRYSLAVELTSHCNQRCSYCYNAWREDNGREVGALGSDDLHALLSRALDEVEFDHVTLTGGEPFVRPDIWRVLELCNDKGVGIQMISNGGLVTEAIAERLASYRIRCVQVTLDGPDAALHHEHVGGDGHFEATLAGIRAMVAHGVCVVGCIVVTRRNADKVGEILDLFRELGVRIVALSRFSPAGYAGQFAATLLPSRSDLVEALAQAEARGRDHGMDLQVTMPVPPCVVEHADYPHIRFGGCPIGTSMQEFALGPRGELRSCTLHTEVIGDARSESMAALVQSPKLTAYRDVTPAFCEPCPHRRSCLGGCGAAAATMLGDARGLDPFVAQHVDDGFAAQLRTARRDGARVRLPVAP; via the coding sequence GTGGAACGACCGCGTCGCTACTCGTTGGCGGTGGAGCTCACCAGCCACTGCAACCAGCGCTGCAGCTACTGCTACAACGCGTGGCGCGAGGACAACGGTCGCGAGGTCGGCGCGCTCGGCAGTGACGACCTGCACGCGCTGCTTTCGCGGGCGCTCGACGAGGTCGAGTTCGATCATGTGACGCTCACGGGCGGCGAGCCGTTCGTGCGGCCCGACATCTGGCGCGTGCTCGAGCTGTGCAACGACAAGGGCGTCGGCATCCAGATGATCAGCAACGGCGGGCTCGTGACCGAGGCCATCGCCGAGCGCCTCGCGAGCTACCGCATCCGCTGCGTCCAAGTGACGCTCGACGGCCCCGACGCTGCGCTGCACCACGAGCACGTCGGCGGCGACGGCCACTTCGAGGCCACGCTCGCGGGCATCCGCGCGATGGTGGCCCACGGCGTGTGCGTGGTCGGCTGCATCGTCGTCACGCGTCGCAACGCCGACAAGGTTGGAGAGATCCTCGATCTCTTCCGCGAGCTCGGGGTCCGCATCGTCGCGCTGTCGCGGTTCTCGCCGGCCGGCTATGCCGGGCAGTTCGCGGCCACGCTGCTGCCGTCGCGCAGCGATCTCGTCGAGGCGCTGGCGCAGGCCGAGGCCCGCGGTCGCGATCACGGCATGGACCTGCAGGTGACGATGCCGGTGCCGCCGTGCGTCGTCGAGCACGCCGACTACCCGCACATCCGCTTCGGCGGCTGCCCGATCGGCACCAGCATGCAGGAGTTCGCGCTCGGCCCCCGCGGGGAGCTGCGCTCGTGCACGCTGCACACCGAGGTCATCGGCGATGCGCGCAGCGAGTCGATGGCGGCACTGGTGCAGTCGCCCAAGCTGACCGCCTACCGCGACGTGACGCCGGCGTTCTGCGAGCCGTGTCCGCACCGGCGTTCATGCCTGGGTGGCTGTGGGGCCGCGGCCGCGACGATGCTGGGCGACGCGCGCGGGCTCGATCCGTTCGTGGCCCAGCACGTCGACGACGGCTTCGCCGCGCAGCTGCGGACCGCCCGTCGCGACGGCGCCCGTGTACGGCTGCCGGTGGCGCCATGA
- a CDS encoding serine protein kinase PrkA, with product MANTEAVPDMDGEARARIGSMADAVAQEFAATRRILSFDEWFELLCKDPTVHARSAAQFVLDAFAHFGRRDVRTPSGQISRHRLFDCEFDGWHRLVGQEEAQNELYDVISGFVRVGRVNKTVILHGPNGSAKSTMLESLQRALEVFCRTERGALYRFAWVFPNRRQQSGGIGFGQLPGLRDALGEETFARLSGDELEARLVDETKDHPIYLIPLAARRRLLEDICAAHPDFVISDAILYGELSHRNRKIYDALLTAHQGDLRKVLQHVQIERFFVSRQYRLGLVTVEPKQTVDARSYPVTGDAAFAHLPPTVAGQALYAVQGDLVDANRGVINFSDLLKRPYEHYKYLLTATETGRVALDHVVLALDMVLCGSANDLDLLEFRALRSGEYQSFRARLEQIRVPFLLDFRVERKIYQEQVGDILRGVHVAPHVTKILALWGVMTRLRRPKPDNYSPKIRRVLERLTPIEKADLYAYGRVPRGLSSEEARELLAAVPPMHQERFPPAVVRAEGSDHYLGDYEGSFGASVRDLKAVLLAAASDPGSTCVTLPRVVQELRAFLKDSNNHRWMSLNPDGAGFHLLDGDEHSITGACWERWLDLSDREMREALGLVDEARYLELFRKYVVHVSHALKKERLFDPVTGELTEPDEKFMRQLEKTMAPDAGANFRADVLSRIGAWALSHPNEDPAYHEIFPDYFSLLREDYYKKQKDTVRKSVQRILELLADKGEQLVPENERVPLSPGEEQNARHALEVLLGAHDQGARRERHTRETLRETLVHLIKARY from the coding sequence GTGGCGAACACCGAGGCGGTCCCCGACATGGACGGCGAGGCGCGGGCGCGCATCGGCAGCATGGCCGACGCGGTCGCCCAGGAGTTCGCGGCCACGCGCCGCATCCTGAGCTTCGACGAGTGGTTCGAGCTGCTCTGCAAGGACCCCACGGTCCATGCGCGCTCGGCCGCGCAGTTCGTGCTCGACGCGTTCGCGCACTTCGGTCGACGCGACGTGCGGACGCCCTCGGGGCAGATCTCGCGGCATCGTCTGTTCGACTGCGAGTTCGATGGCTGGCACCGTCTGGTCGGCCAGGAGGAGGCGCAGAACGAGCTCTACGACGTCATCTCCGGCTTCGTGCGAGTGGGTCGCGTCAACAAGACGGTCATCCTCCACGGCCCCAACGGCAGCGCCAAGAGCACCATGCTCGAGTCGCTGCAGCGCGCGCTCGAGGTCTTCTGTCGCACCGAGCGCGGCGCGTTGTACCGCTTCGCGTGGGTGTTCCCCAACCGTCGCCAGCAGAGCGGCGGCATCGGCTTCGGCCAGCTGCCGGGCCTGCGCGACGCGCTGGGCGAGGAGACCTTCGCGCGGCTGTCGGGCGACGAGCTCGAGGCGCGACTGGTCGACGAGACCAAGGACCACCCGATCTATTTGATACCGCTGGCTGCGCGTCGTCGCCTGCTCGAGGACATCTGCGCCGCGCACCCCGACTTCGTGATCAGCGACGCGATTCTGTACGGCGAGCTGTCGCACCGAAATCGCAAGATCTACGACGCGCTGCTCACCGCCCACCAGGGTGACCTGCGCAAGGTCCTGCAGCACGTCCAGATCGAGCGCTTCTTCGTCAGCCGGCAGTATCGGCTCGGGTTGGTGACGGTCGAGCCCAAGCAGACCGTCGACGCACGCAGCTATCCCGTCACGGGCGACGCCGCATTCGCCCATCTGCCGCCGACGGTGGCCGGACAGGCGCTGTACGCCGTGCAGGGTGACCTGGTCGACGCCAACCGCGGCGTGATCAATTTCAGCGACCTGCTCAAGCGCCCGTACGAGCACTACAAGTATCTGCTGACCGCGACCGAGACCGGCCGCGTCGCGCTCGACCACGTCGTGCTCGCGCTCGACATGGTGCTGTGCGGCAGCGCCAACGACCTCGACCTGCTCGAGTTCCGGGCGCTGCGCTCGGGGGAGTACCAGAGCTTTCGCGCGCGGCTCGAGCAGATCCGCGTGCCCTTCCTGCTCGACTTCCGGGTCGAGCGAAAGATCTATCAGGAGCAGGTCGGCGACATCCTGCGCGGCGTCCACGTCGCGCCCCACGTCACCAAGATCCTCGCGCTGTGGGGCGTGATGACGCGCCTGCGGCGGCCCAAGCCCGACAACTACTCGCCCAAGATCCGGCGCGTGCTCGAGCGGCTCACGCCGATCGAGAAGGCCGACCTCTACGCCTACGGCCGCGTACCGCGGGGCCTCAGCTCCGAGGAGGCGCGCGAGCTGCTGGCCGCGGTGCCACCCATGCACCAAGAGCGCTTCCCGCCGGCGGTGGTGCGCGCGGAGGGCAGCGACCACTACTTGGGCGACTACGAGGGCAGCTTCGGCGCCAGCGTCCGCGACCTCAAGGCCGTGCTGCTGGCGGCGGCCAGCGATCCGGGCAGCACCTGCGTGACGTTGCCGCGGGTGGTCCAGGAGCTGCGCGCGTTCCTCAAGGACTCGAACAACCATCGCTGGATGTCGCTCAACCCCGACGGCGCCGGCTTCCATCTGCTCGACGGCGACGAGCACAGCATCACCGGTGCCTGCTGGGAGCGCTGGCTCGACCTGTCCGACCGCGAGATGCGAGAGGCGCTCGGTCTGGTCGACGAGGCTCGCTACCTCGAGCTGTTCCGCAAGTACGTGGTGCACGTCTCGCACGCGCTCAAGAAGGAGCGGCTGTTCGATCCCGTCACCGGCGAGCTCACCGAGCCCGACGAAAAATTCATGCGTCAGCTCGAGAAGACCATGGCCCCCGACGCCGGCGCCAACTTCCGCGCCGACGTGCTGTCGCGCATCGGCGCGTGGGCGCTCAGCCACCCCAACGAAGACCCCGCGTACCACGAGATCTTTCCCGACTACTTCTCGTTGCTGCGCGAGGACTACTACAAGAAGCAGAAGGACACCGTGCGCAAGAGCGTGCAGCGGATCCTCGAGCTGCTCGCCGACAAGGGCGAGCAGCTGGTGCCGGAGAACGAACGCGTACCGCTGTCGCCCGGCGAGGAGCAGAACGCCCGCCACGCCCTCGAGGTGCTGCTCGGCGCCCACGATCAGGGTGCGCGTCGCGAGCGGCACACGCGGGAGACGCTGCGCGAGACCCTCGTGCACCTGATCAAGGCCCGCTACTGA
- a CDS encoding RidA family protein, giving the protein MSSRKVIATSEAPAAIGPYSQGVVVEGGRTLYTSGQIALDPATGQVVGGGDVKLQTERVLDNLQAILVAAGMDFGNVVRCGIFLADLQDFGVVNELYGARFSAAPPARATVQVAGLPKGVLVEIDAIAVG; this is encoded by the coding sequence ATGAGCTCCCGCAAGGTCATTGCGACGTCCGAGGCCCCGGCGGCCATCGGACCCTACAGCCAGGGTGTGGTGGTCGAGGGCGGCCGCACGCTCTACACCTCGGGCCAGATCGCGCTCGACCCCGCGACCGGGCAGGTGGTCGGGGGCGGTGACGTGAAGCTGCAGACCGAGCGCGTGCTCGACAACCTGCAGGCGATCCTCGTGGCGGCCGGCATGGACTTCGGCAACGTCGTGCGCTGCGGCATCTTCCTCGCCGACCTGCAGGACTTCGGGGTCGTCAACGAGCTGTACGGCGCCCGCTTCAGCGCGGCGCCGCCGGCCCGCGCGACGGTGCAGGTCGCTGGGCTGCCCAAGGGCGTGCTGGTCGAGATCGACGCGATCGCGGTCGGTTGA